From the genome of Alkalimarinus coralli:
GTTTCAACTCTCTCTTATTCTCTCTGGCAAAGCATTTACCCAAAAAGATGCGGATGCCTTTGATCGACGCGCGGAGCCGCCGCCGGTTAAGTCTATTGCTATCCATAGCCGCTGTGATGGTGTTGTCTCCTGGCAGTGTTCGTTAGAAAAAGAAACTGACCATACACGCAATATCGAGGTCTCTACCAGCCACTTTGGATACCCGTTTAACCCTAACGTTTTTCGTGTCGTTGCTGCTGCACTTGAGGAATAGTGTGAGATGAAGAAATTTCAGATTCAATTGCTGTTGACCGGTGATGAGTTGATGAGTGGCGATATTGTCGACTCTAACTCTGTCATGATCGCAAAAAAACTCCAGGCAAGGGGGTTTACTGTTAGTCGCAGAGTCACCGTGGGCGATGATGTTGATTTGTTACGACAGGAAATTGCGGATATCTCTGCTGCTGCCGATGTGCTGATTGTTAACGGCGGGCTCGGGCCAACGGTTGATGACTTAACCGCTGAAGTGTTGGCGCAGGTTGTTGCACAGCCACTTGAAGAAAATACTCAGGCAATTAATCATCTGACTTCATGGTGCTCCAAGCGCAACTTTAAGCTGGATGGGGCGAACAGGAAACAAGCGTTGTTGCCCAAAGGGGTTGCCATTGTGCCCAACCCGGTAGGCAGCGCAGTCGGTTTTTCGGTTGATCACCAAGGCTGCTGGATTGTTTGTACCCCAGGAGTGCCGTCTGAGTTAGCAATGATGTTGGACGAATCCATACTTGATGAGCTGAGTGCCCGTTTCCCGCAGTTGGAAAAAACCTCCGTTACTCATCTACCGGTATTTGGTTTAGGTGAGTCAAAAATTCAACAAATGATTATTGAAAATATACCTGACTGGCCAGCGTCGGTCGAGCTGGGGTTTCGTGCGTCGCTGCCGATTGTGGATGTAAAGCTGACAACACGCGGGGCCGAAGGAGAAGCGCAAAGAGCCAACTGCCTTTCCCGACTGAGACAGGTGCTGGGGGCGCATATTATAGCCGAGCAGGAAGACACGCTGCCGCAAAGGGTGGTGAGCCTATTGCAGCAACAGGGCAAGACGTTGACCACCGCCGAATCATGCACTGGCGGCCTTATCGCTTCGCAGATTACCTCTGTTGCTGGGGCCTCGTCCGTTTTTGAAATGGGGGTGGTCAGTTACTCAAACCGGATTAAGAGCGATATCTTAGCCGTTGACCCTTCGGTTATTGAGGCTCATGGCGCGGTGAGCGAACAGGTCGTCTATCAAATGGCAGCTGGCGCATTGAAAGAGAGCGATGCAGACTACTGTATTGCTGTTTCGGGCATTGCCGGGCCGGGCGGTGGCAGCGACGAGAAACCGGTGGGGACGGTATGGGTCGCTTGGGGAGATCGTCATAAAATTGAGACTGAAATGCTCTACTACCCAGGCCCACGACAGTATTTTCAGCAGGTCGTTGCTGCGGTCGGTCTGGATCTCATTCGTCGTCGTTTACTCAATATCGAAGAATCGCCGTTGTATTTTAAGCAAAGAAAGTACTAATCAAAAAACGTATTAGGCAAAGAACGCACTAAGCAAAGAACGTATCAAGCAGCGAAAGTATAAGGAGCAAACAGCATCGTGATGGAATTTTTGGTCAATGAGCCAGAGCAGCCAGTCGGAGCACATCTGATTCTGGCGCATGGTGCGGGCGCGCCAATGGACAGTGCTTTCATGAATACGATAGCGGAAGCCGTTGCCAAAGAAGGGATAAACGTTTGGCGCTTTGAGTTTCCATATATGAGTGAGCGCAGAGAGACTGGGAAAAAGCGCCCACCCAATACACAGAAAGTGCTGCTGGAAAGCTGGAGAGAAGCCTTCTCCACCGTAGTCGACAAGGTTTGTGGTGAAGAAAATGCCACGGCATTGACAGATGGTGGAGCACAAAAGCACCCATTGATTTTGATGGGTGGAAAGTCGATGGGTGGGCGAATGGCCAGCTTGCTGGCGGATGAATTGAAGCCGGATGGCCTTGTTTGCCTGGGGTACCCGTTTCATGCCCCGGGAAAACCAGAGAAACCAAGAACAGAGCACTTGGCAAACATTTCGATACCGACGTTAATCCTGCAGGGAACCCGAGACCCTATGGGTAACAAAGAGAGGGTATCGAACTACTTATTGTCTGAATCAATTGACGTGAAATGGCTGGAAGATGGTGATCATGACTTGAAGCCACGGGTTAAGTCAGGCATCACCCATAGCGACAACATGCAGGGTGCCCGACAACACATCAGCGCTTTTGTGTCTGTGCTGCTATGATTCGTCATAGCAGCCTTTCTTGCTGCTTCTTTGCTGATGCTTGCTGATATCATCACGATATGTGCTTGTTTTATTGACGGTAAAGATTATAAGGCCTGCCGCCATCAGTGCTATGAAACCCAGTACCAGTAAATATATTTCGTTGTGATCCATCTCTACCACTCCACTATTCTAATTTTTATAGTTCATAGTGTGACCTTATAAAAAAATAGATAGAGCCAAAATAGTGGATTACCGAGTAGGTGAAACCCGAAACTAAACGATAGTGCAGTAAATATTTTCAGCTTTGGCCTGGCTTCTTGGTGCAGCTCACCAGATAACGATCAAGCGAATTGGCGAATGCTTGCCTGTCTTGCTGGTTAAAGGGCGCTGGCCCGCCCATTGCCTGCCCGGCACCTCGCATCTCTTCCATAAAATTTCGCATCGTTAAGCGTTGTTTAATGTTCTCTTTAGTGTACTTCTCACCACGAGGGTTCAGTGCAATCGCGCCTTTAGCAACCACGTCTGCAGCAAGGGGAATATCTGCGGTAATGACTAAATCTCCGGCTTTTGACTGTTGTGCAATATAGTTGTCGGCAACATCGAAGCCTGAAGGCACCTGAACTGAGTTGATGCAGGGTGAAGGAGGGGTATGAATGGGTTGATTAGCAACCAGTGTCAGCGGCATTTTAGTCCGTTGCGCGGCTCGAAATAGTATCTCCTTAATTACGTTGGGGCAGGCATCTGCATCGACCCATATTGTCATTGTTAGCCTCTTCTGATTGTGGAAGCGAAGTTGAAAAAGATATGCCTGCCAGTCTATATCACAGCTTCTGGTGACTGCAATTCGTCATAGTGATCGCCAGTGGTTGGCGTATAGTCTATAGGTCAGGGGTTTATCTTAGAGATTGGAATAGAAGAAACAGACGGCGCATGATGCGCCGTCTGTTAGCACTTGAACCTAATGCACGTGTCCGTGATCCAGTTCTTCAGGTGTGGGTTCTCGTACCGCTTCAATGCTCACATCAAAGTTAAGTACAACACCCGCCAAAGGATGGTTAGCGTCTACAGTAATTTCATTGTCTGCAACCTCTGCGACAATAATCATCTGAACACCACCGTCTGGCGCTTCTGCCTGAAACTGCATGCCAGGCTGAATATCTTCAACACCCTGGAACATCTCACGAGGGACAACCTGAACCATCTCGTCGTGACGTTCGCCGTAGGCATCCTCCGGCTGGATGGTCACTTGTAGACTGTCACCAACAGATTTGCCTAACAGTGCGGCTTCTAAGCCAGGAACGATATTACCTGCACCATGCAGGTAACTTAGGGGCGCGTCGTCTATTGAGCTATCGATCACATCACCATCATTGTTTGTCAGGGTGTAATGGATGCTTACGACCATTTTATCAGCGATTTGCAAAATAATAGACCTGCCTTAGAGTGGTTCTACGTTTTCTGCCTGCGGGCCTTTTTGGCCTGCGCCTTCAGTGAAGCGCACTTGCTGCCCTTCTTGAAGTGTGCGGAATCCATCGCTGGCGATGCTGCTGAAGTGAACAAAAAGGTCAGGCCCGTTTTCACGAGTAATAAAGCCAAAACCTTTGCTTTCGTTGAACCACTTTACGGTTCCAGTCAATTTCTCAGACATAGTTAGTTAATCCTTCGTACTGGTGTAGATAAACACAATCGTAATAATGCATAGCTTACTGCGATGCAGGTTAAGCAAGCGTTACAGTGGACTTTCGGGGTCAGAAGCAAGGTCGAGGCATTACTGTCGTACGATATTACTAATGAAACGCGGAGCCAGAGAGCGCTCTAAAAATCAGTGTAGTTCTCTTTCTACGGTATATCAACTGCGAACCGGGCTATTAATGCGGCCCCAAATTTGCCTCAATAATTATCAAGGCCGCTAAAAAACAGGCATCAAAAGCAACCAGATTATTGCCAAAATGTGATCTGTAAACGACTTAACGCCTTATAATTACAGTGATCGGTCATTTATTGAACAGTTTTAGATTAAAAAACAAGCAAAATATGGAATAACAGTGTATAATTCCGGCCCTTTTAAAATCTGTTGGCGAATACATGACTCGTGTGTGTGCCATCAATCTATAGGTAGCGCATCTGATGTCATCATCCCAATTAGGCTTTGATCAACTCGAACTTGCCGAGCCAATACTCAAGGCCGTCAAAGAAGCGGGTTACGAAGTCCCATCCCCTATTCAAGCAGAAAGTATCCCTCACCTTGTGAACGGACACGACCTTTTGGGGCAAGCTCAAACTGGTACCGGCAAAACAGCGGCTTTCGCTTTGCCGTTATTGTCACGAATCGATTTCTCTAAAAAAGTGCCTCAGTTACTTGTGTTGGCACCGACCCGAGAGTTGGCCATTCAGGTTGCCGAAGCATTTCAGACCTACGCCCGTTATTTGAAGGGGTTCCATGTGTTGCCAATTTACGGTGGTTCGTCTTACGATGGCCAGCTGAGGCAGTTGAAGCGCGGAGTTCATGTGGTTGTGGGTACCCCGGGCCGTGTGATGGATCATATGCGTCGTGGGACGCTGAAGCTGGATAATCTGTCGGCACTGGTTCTTGATGAAGCCGATGAAATGCTGCGCATGGGGTTTATCGATGATGTCGAGTGGATCTTGGAGCAGACGCCGGAAGAAAGACAGATTGCTTTGTTTTCTGCCACCATGCCTTCGCAGATCAAGAAGGTCACCGAGCGATACCTGAAAAATCCCAAGCACGTTAAGATCGAAGTAAAGACGTCTACTGCGGATACTATTCGCCAGCGGTATTGGCAGGTCAGCGGTCTGCATAAAATGGATGCGTTAACCCGTATTCTCGAAGTTGAGCCATTTGATGGCATGATCATTTTTGTTCGCACCAAGACGGCAACCGTTGAACTGGCCGAAAAGCTCGAAGCTCGAGGATATTCAGCGGCAGCCTTGAATGGCGATATTTCCCAAGCGGTTCGAGAGCGAACTGTTTCTAAGCTCAAAAGCAAGAAAATAGATATCTTGATAGCGACTGATGTTGCCGCTCGTGGGCTTGATGTAGAGCGCATCAGCCACGTTGTAAACTACGATATTCCTTACGATACCGAAGCGTACGTCCACCGTATCGGGCGAACGGGTCGTGCAGGGCGCACTGGTGATGCGATCCTGTTTGTTTCTCCAAGAGAGAAACGCATGTTGTTCTCTATTGAAAAAGCCACCAAGCAAAAAATTGAGAAAATGACGCTGCCGACAACGGAAGATGTCAATGATCAGCGGGTATCAAAGTTCAAACAAAAAATTACCGATACGCTTGCCAATGAAGGTCTGGATTTTTTCCAGACTTTGTTAGAGCAATACCAGATGGAGCATGATGTTCCTGCAATTGAGGTTGCTGCAGCATTGGCCAAACTGGTTCAGGGTGACGAGCCGCTGTTGTTAAAGCCTCAGCCAGAACGTCGCGAACGACCAGATCGTGGCGAAAGAGGTAGTCGATCTGATCGTTCACGAAGACCGGGCGAGCGAAAAGCAAAACCATTAAAAGATAACCCGGACGTAGATATGGAAAGATACCGTATCGACGTGGGTTATGATCATGGTGTTAAGCCTGGCAATATCGTTGGAGCTATCGCCAACGAAGCGAATCTGGATGCTAATTATATCGGTCATATCCAGATATTTGACTCGTTTAGTACGGTTGACCTGCCTTCCGGCATGCCAAAGCAGACTATGGATTCACTGCGAAAAGTTTGGGTATGTCAGCAGTCCTTGAATATCGCTCCCTATACCGGCGAAGAAGGTCGCTCAAGGGGTGGCAGAGGTGAAGGAAGGCGCAAGCCCGGTGGTGATCGTGGTCGCAAGCCAAGAAAAGCAAATGAGGGTGGGAGTGCAAAACCGACCTCAAGACCGGCAGATAAAAAGCCCCGCGTAAGAAAACCCAAGCAAGACTAGCTTGGGGTGCCGTTTACAGTGTAACTGAATGGTGAATGCCTTGCACGGCGGCTATGCATATCTCGTCGTGCAAAGTGGCAGCCTTGATGAAAGGAGGTACGACTGGAATTAGGGGGGGGCAAGGTGTTGAGGTTTCCTTGATTCCGCTTCGAGGCTGTGAAAGTATTAACAAGCAAGAGATTCTTTGACTTCAAAACGAACTCGAAGCGAATCTGGCGTCATTACAACGGCCTTTATAATTATTGTCTGTAGAAACAGGTAATACTTATAGGCCTTTAAATATAGCTCTGGGCTCCTTCTATTAAGGCGAAACAGAGCTTTATTTTTTATCTCCTCAAGGAGCCTGTCGAACCCCAACACATTAAGTGCACGTGTGAGATTATAACATAACGCCATTAAACTAAACTCAGCCGCTACCTTCTCTTGGCCTCTTAGCAGGAAGTGGCTCCAACCTGCTCTAGATTTCATCGTGCCAAATGGGTGCTCAACGAGTGTACTTCGCTCGCGCATTTTTCCTTTGCTTACCTTCATTCGTTCTTGATGAGCTGTGAGCAGGTCTGCATTCTCACTTCGCCACACGACTCGGCAAGGTATTTTCTCCCCAAGACAGCTTGCTTTTTGGGGGCAGCTTTTACAGACTGTTTCTGATGCACTGAAGCGATGAAATACTTGTCCGTTCTGTGTGCGGGGCGACCCTCGTTGGTTTAATGACTCTCCTGCAGGGCACACATAATGATTTTTCCTCGCATCATATATGAACTGGTCTTTTGTGTACCTTCCCTTTTTCCCTTTACCCCCCGTTTTAGGCTTGGGAACATAAGGTGTTATCTTATCTTTTACACACTTAGCAATATGCGCCCCGCTGTAATAGCCCGCATCAGCAAGCACTTCTAACTCATCTGAATTCAGTATTTTCTTTGCTTTTAGCGACATTGGGTGCAATTGTTTAAGGTCGTTTGGCTCCGTTGTGACTTCTTCGCAAACGATCAAGTGATGCTTGTTATCTACTGCTATCTGTACGCTGTAGCCGGATACCTTTTGAGTTCCTTTGTTCAGTAAACGGGCATCTTTGTCTGTACTGCTCTCTTGTGTTTTTTTAGATTTTTCTAACCTTTTTAATTCGCTCTCTTTATCTTGTTTTTCTTTTTTCCAGTCTTCGAGTTGCTGAAGCACTTTTTCCAGTTCAATATCACTGGGCTTGTTTTCTTCTTCCTTTTCCTGCGCATCTTGCTGATCTAGCTCGTTCTGCCATTGCTCGATATGCGCCTCTAGCTTTTTGAGCTTCTTCTTGAGACCTGTGGTGGTCGTAAAGCTCTTGCGGCTCGCGCTTCCTTTAAAGAAACTGCCGTCAATAGCAATGCACTGGCCTCCAAACAACGAAAGTTTCTTGCAGAATAAAATAAACTCTTTATGAGTCTCCCGAATCGCACGCCGGTTTTGGCTGCGAAAATTAGCGATCGTCTTATAGCTTGGCTTAAGCCCTTGAACTAACCACATCACCTCTATATTACGGTGGCACTCTTGTTCCAACCGACGACTCGACTTAATGCGGTTTAGATATCCGTAGAGGTAAAGCTTGAGTAACGCACCGGGAGGGTAGGCAGGCTGCCCGCTATTAACCTTGTTTTCTAAGGTATGTTGATAGCCGAGCTTTCCTAAGTCTAAACATTCAACATAGGCATCAAGGGCTCTGATGGGATGCCTCTCATGCACGTAGTCATCCATATGGCTCGGAAACAAATCCCCTTGATCGCGGGAGTGTGTTTTCTTGTATTGTCTTCCCATTTTCTTATATCTTCGAAGTCGTTAGGCGACGATATTATACAGCGGGGAGCCTATGGATACTTTCACAGCCTCTTCGCTGCATCACGGCTACGGTTTCTTCAGGATTCAATAAAAAAAAGGAGCGTCCGTTAGGAGGCTCCTTTTTTTATACTGGCGAATCTTATGCGAGGGTAGGTGACAGGTGCAACAAGAACCCGTTCCCGGCGGAGGTTAGCTTATAGTTAATGGCCTTTTTGCCTTCTTCTATCTTCTCTAATATTCCTTTCTCTACCAGAAAGTCCAGCATTTCAGCACTGACTTCATCAAACTTGGCTCTGGCAGCAATTTCGGCCTGAGTCGCCATGCCTTTTAATGAATGCATAGCCATCATTACCAGCATTTCAGGTTGTGTTATCTCAGGGAGCGGCCCTGAGTAGGCAGGGTACTGCAGCTCGGGGAATCGTCCATAAACACTCTTGTAAGACTCCTGAATTGCCGAAATATCACCTTCTTTGCTGCCGGTAAGCTTAAATGAGTGAAAAACTCCTGATACCTTGGTTCGGTAATCTACTTTCGCTAGAAATATCGGCAAATTACACTCTTCTGCGATATGGTAAAAGCCCGTTTTCCAGCGATCGACTTCGCCTCGTGTCCCTTCGGGGGTGAACAAGAAGAATATGCGCTTGTTCTTATGTGTTTCAACAAATTCCCTGATCAGTTCGACCTGACCCTGGCCTTTTGAGCTGCGGCTAATCGGAATTGCGCCTAGCCAGAGCATAATGCGCCCAATTACGGGTACTTTGCACCAGCTGTCTTTAATCGAGAAGTATATTTTTACATCCAGCAGTATGGCAGCACCAAGGGCGTATATGATGTCCCAGTTTGACGTGTGAGGGGCCGCAATGGTGATGCCTGCGCCATCTGGTGCGGAGCCTGTAGTCTTCCATCCTGATAGTTTGAACCAGATGGAATAGATGAATTTAAGGATGTATTTAACGAAGATGCCATCAAAGATGGTTTTATCACGTATTTTTAAAGCTTTTTTGGTCATAAATTAATCACTTTACTTGAACTGACAGGCGTTTTTTTTCCTATCTGTAAATGTAGATTCCTGCTCACACTATCCCTGATTATAAAGAAACCATACTCATTTGTTGTAACAAATCGTATGGGTCTTGATGATGTTTTGCATTGACTTCGGTCTATTCATGTTACGTCGCG
Proteins encoded in this window:
- a CDS encoding CinA family nicotinamide mononucleotide deamidase-related protein, with protein sequence MKKFQIQLLLTGDELMSGDIVDSNSVMIAKKLQARGFTVSRRVTVGDDVDLLRQEIADISAAADVLIVNGGLGPTVDDLTAEVLAQVVAQPLEENTQAINHLTSWCSKRNFKLDGANRKQALLPKGVAIVPNPVGSAVGFSVDHQGCWIVCTPGVPSELAMMLDESILDELSARFPQLEKTSVTHLPVFGLGESKIQQMIIENIPDWPASVELGFRASLPIVDVKLTTRGAEGEAQRANCLSRLRQVLGAHIIAEQEDTLPQRVVSLLQQQGKTLTTAESCTGGLIASQITSVAGASSVFEMGVVSYSNRIKSDILAVDPSVIEAHGAVSEQVVYQMAAGALKESDADYCIAVSGIAGPGGGSDEKPVGTVWVAWGDRHKIETEMLYYPGPRQYFQQVVAAVGLDLIRRRLLNIEESPLYFKQRKY
- a CDS encoding alpha/beta family hydrolase gives rise to the protein MEFLVNEPEQPVGAHLILAHGAGAPMDSAFMNTIAEAVAKEGINVWRFEFPYMSERRETGKKRPPNTQKVLLESWREAFSTVVDKVCGEENATALTDGGAQKHPLILMGGKSMGGRMASLLADELKPDGLVCLGYPFHAPGKPEKPRTEHLANISIPTLILQGTRDPMGNKERVSNYLLSESIDVKWLEDGDHDLKPRVKSGITHSDNMQGARQHISAFVSVLL
- a CDS encoding YaiI/YqxD family protein, whose protein sequence is MTIWVDADACPNVIKEILFRAAQRTKMPLTLVANQPIHTPPSPCINSVQVPSGFDVADNYIAQQSKAGDLVITADIPLAADVVAKGAIALNPRGEKYTKENIKQRLTMRNFMEEMRGAGQAMGGPAPFNQQDRQAFANSLDRYLVSCTKKPGQS
- a CDS encoding FKBP-type peptidyl-prolyl cis-trans isomerase; this encodes MVVSIHYTLTNNDGDVIDSSIDDAPLSYLHGAGNIVPGLEAALLGKSVGDSLQVTIQPEDAYGERHDEMVQVVPREMFQGVEDIQPGMQFQAEAPDGGVQMIIVAEVADNEITVDANHPLAGVVLNFDVSIEAVREPTPEELDHGHVH
- a CDS encoding cold-shock protein: MSEKLTGTVKWFNESKGFGFITRENGPDLFVHFSSIASDGFRTLQEGQQVRFTEGAGQKGPQAENVEPL
- a CDS encoding DEAD/DEAH box helicase codes for the protein MSSSQLGFDQLELAEPILKAVKEAGYEVPSPIQAESIPHLVNGHDLLGQAQTGTGKTAAFALPLLSRIDFSKKVPQLLVLAPTRELAIQVAEAFQTYARYLKGFHVLPIYGGSSYDGQLRQLKRGVHVVVGTPGRVMDHMRRGTLKLDNLSALVLDEADEMLRMGFIDDVEWILEQTPEERQIALFSATMPSQIKKVTERYLKNPKHVKIEVKTSTADTIRQRYWQVSGLHKMDALTRILEVEPFDGMIIFVRTKTATVELAEKLEARGYSAAALNGDISQAVRERTVSKLKSKKIDILIATDVAARGLDVERISHVVNYDIPYDTEAYVHRIGRTGRAGRTGDAILFVSPREKRMLFSIEKATKQKIEKMTLPTTEDVNDQRVSKFKQKITDTLANEGLDFFQTLLEQYQMEHDVPAIEVAAALAKLVQGDEPLLLKPQPERRERPDRGERGSRSDRSRRPGERKAKPLKDNPDVDMERYRIDVGYDHGVKPGNIVGAIANEANLDANYIGHIQIFDSFSTVDLPSGMPKQTMDSLRKVWVCQQSLNIAPYTGEEGRSRGGRGEGRRKPGGDRGRKPRKANEGGSAKPTSRPADKKPRVRKPKQD
- a CDS encoding IS1182 family transposase, which translates into the protein MGRQYKKTHSRDQGDLFPSHMDDYVHERHPIRALDAYVECLDLGKLGYQHTLENKVNSGQPAYPPGALLKLYLYGYLNRIKSSRRLEQECHRNIEVMWLVQGLKPSYKTIANFRSQNRRAIRETHKEFILFCKKLSLFGGQCIAIDGSFFKGSASRKSFTTTTGLKKKLKKLEAHIEQWQNELDQQDAQEKEEENKPSDIELEKVLQQLEDWKKEKQDKESELKRLEKSKKTQESSTDKDARLLNKGTQKVSGYSVQIAVDNKHHLIVCEEVTTEPNDLKQLHPMSLKAKKILNSDELEVLADAGYYSGAHIAKCVKDKITPYVPKPKTGGKGKKGRYTKDQFIYDARKNHYVCPAGESLNQRGSPRTQNGQVFHRFSASETVCKSCPQKASCLGEKIPCRVVWRSENADLLTAHQERMKVSKGKMRERSTLVEHPFGTMKSRAGWSHFLLRGQEKVAAEFSLMALCYNLTRALNVLGFDRLLEEIKNKALFRLNRRSPELYLKAYKYYLFLQTIIIKAVVMTPDSLRVRFEVKESLAC
- a CDS encoding 1-acyl-sn-glycerol-3-phosphate acyltransferase encodes the protein MTKKALKIRDKTIFDGIFVKYILKFIYSIWFKLSGWKTTGSAPDGAGITIAAPHTSNWDIIYALGAAILLDVKIYFSIKDSWCKVPVIGRIMLWLGAIPISRSSKGQGQVELIREFVETHKNKRIFFLFTPEGTRGEVDRWKTGFYHIAEECNLPIFLAKVDYRTKVSGVFHSFKLTGSKEGDISAIQESYKSVYGRFPELQYPAYSGPLPEITQPEMLVMMAMHSLKGMATQAEIAARAKFDEVSAEMLDFLVEKGILEKIEEGKKAINYKLTSAGNGFLLHLSPTLA